The Candidatus Poribacteria bacterium genome includes a region encoding these proteins:
- a CDS encoding dihydroorotase has product MSDAFITNGRIIDPANNIDEVGAIFIADGKIAWVNGNGKPPEPQTADVYNATGLVVAPGLIDMHVHLREPGFEHKETIATGTAAAAAGGFTSVVCMANTSPVIDTPEKIEQIYNIAHETAETNVFPFGSITKNLAGDELTDMRGMHAAGAVGFSDDGVTVMNAALMRDALALSAEIGFPIMVHCEEHNLNARAVMNLGETSRKLGLIGSPNAAEDIIVGRDIMLAEMTGGHLHVLHVSTAGAVELIRQGKQRGVHVTAEACPHHWVLTDKEVEKQGTNARMHPPLRTQNDIDAIIEGLRDGTIDAIATDHAPHTPEEKARGMLDAPNGIIGLETCVPLVFTHLVRPGYLTVAEAIEKMTSIPANILGIDRGTLSVGAVGDVTMIDTDLVNQVDVTQSRSKSQNTPFAGWELRGWQALTLRKGNRIGMRPGSR; this is encoded by the coding sequence ATGAGCGACGCGTTTATTACTAACGGACGTATTATTGATCCTGCGAATAATATTGATGAGGTCGGTGCTATCTTCATTGCCGACGGTAAAATTGCCTGGGTCAATGGTAACGGAAAACCGCCTGAACCCCAGACGGCTGATGTATATAATGCAACGGGGCTCGTTGTTGCCCCGGGCTTAATTGATATGCATGTCCATCTCCGTGAACCCGGGTTTGAGCATAAAGAGACGATTGCTACTGGCACGGCGGCAGCAGCTGCGGGCGGATTTACCTCAGTTGTCTGTATGGCAAACACATCACCAGTCATAGACACGCCTGAGAAGATTGAGCAGATTTACAACATCGCACACGAGACTGCGGAGACAAACGTATTTCCTTTCGGTAGTATCACCAAAAATCTTGCGGGTGATGAACTCACGGATATGCGCGGGATGCATGCTGCGGGTGCGGTTGGCTTCAGTGATGATGGTGTTACTGTCATGAATGCCGCACTCATGCGTGATGCGCTCGCCTTGAGCGCGGAAATCGGTTTTCCAATCATGGTTCATTGTGAGGAGCACAATCTCAACGCAAGAGCAGTCATGAATTTGGGAGAGACTTCTCGCAAACTCGGTCTTATCGGTAGTCCGAATGCTGCGGAGGACATCATCGTTGGGCGCGACATCATGTTGGCGGAGATGACAGGAGGTCACCTCCACGTGCTTCACGTCAGCACTGCCGGAGCGGTTGAGTTAATACGCCAAGGGAAACAGCGGGGTGTTCATGTAACCGCTGAGGCGTGCCCGCATCACTGGGTTCTTACGGATAAGGAAGTGGAAAAGCAGGGAACGAATGCAAGAATGCATCCGCCCCTACGTACGCAAAACGATATTGACGCGATTATCGAAGGTTTACGTGATGGCACGATTGACGCAATTGCGACTGACCATGCGCCACACACGCCAGAAGAAAAAGCTCGAGGGATGCTTGATGCCCCAAACGGAATTATCGGTTTGGAGACGTGTGTGCCACTTGTGTTTACACACCTCGTCCGACCCGGATACCTCACGGTCGCAGAGGCGATTGAGAAAATGACATCTATTCCAGCAAACATACTGGGTATTGACCGTGGGACACTCTCTGTCGGAGCAGTTGGAGATGTCACTATGATTGATACAGATTTAGTTAATCAGGTTGACGTGACACAATCTCGCTCAAAAAGTCAAAACACCCCTTTCGCAGGCTGGGAGCTTAGAGGATGGCAAGCTCTTACACTTAGAAAGGGTAACAGAATAGGGATGCGCCCCGGCTCGCGATAA
- the pyrR gene encoding bifunctional pyr operon transcriptional regulator/uracil phosphoribosyltransferase PyrR, with protein MSITVSTGREKAQVMNPEEIRRALLRIAHEILEQNHKHIGDLVFVGVKSRGDFIAHRIAENLERIENIEVDVGAIDVTLYRDDINLHETQIQVSNTELPFEITGKWVILVDEVLYTGRTVRAAMDALMDFGRPAAIQLATLIDRGHRELPIAADYVGKNVPTSRKEFVRVQLAEEGGIDSAIIYEREAE; from the coding sequence ATGTCAATAACAGTTTCCACGGGGCGTGAAAAAGCACAAGTGATGAATCCCGAAGAAATTCGCCGCGCATTGCTCAGAATCGCTCACGAAATTTTAGAGCAAAACCATAAACACATCGGGGATCTTGTATTTGTCGGCGTAAAAAGTCGAGGGGACTTCATTGCACACCGCATTGCTGAAAACCTTGAACGCATCGAAAATATTGAAGTTGATGTCGGGGCGATTGATGTCACGCTCTATCGAGACGATATTAATCTCCATGAGACACAGATCCAGGTCAGCAATACCGAACTTCCTTTTGAAATTACCGGTAAATGGGTCATTTTAGTAGACGAGGTGCTCTATACAGGGCGAACCGTTCGCGCCGCAATGGACGCACTTATGGATTTCGGTCGTCCAGCTGCAATCCAATTGGCTACCCTAATCGATAGGGGACATCGGGAATTGCCAATTGCTGCAGATTATGTTGGGAAAAATGTACCGACTTCCCGAAAAGAATTCGTTCGGGTACAACTTGCTGAAGAAGGTGGAATAGACTCAGCCATCATTTATGAAAGGGAAGCGGAATGA
- a CDS encoding trypsin-like peptidase domain-containing protein codes for MKQTCFLISTLLFVIRLFLSNGFAQGYVHYATLPVDTGLLGKEMVFSPDGQKLATWGDGRGLDLWDATIGAHLHTFTEARFISDVSFDPNGHTLASGSTFGTVCLWDVATGKQLRTSTLQGSGPFNVLFSPDGQKLAIWNWEWEGEGLHLWDVAIGKQLYTFTGTVPGSFFWTMLFSPDGQKLASGFGDGTIRLWDVNTGKQQCTFMENTQGNPADIVSFNPDGQVIASRSVKEIRLWDVITSKHLWTLTGKDIVFAVSFSHDGQTVATGYSDGTIYLWNVVTGAHPQTLKGHTALVTSVCFSPDGSRLASGSFDQTIRFWKLSTPRPVEHYSPTPPKLTANQVYDHAIRAVMWIVNPGIGEGSGVLIDKKSKLAVTNAHVTGKQNTIDVYFPAPDENGKLIKDRNFYLTNGNVLKRLGYYTKGHVVARDEKTDLAIIRLDGLPETAREIDWNSTTPTTNAGDLVYILGNPGGQDLWRWTLGEFLKDHRDFLHIQSDVFGGNSGGPVLNKQGVLIGIVARSDRHMNALAIPARYINRLLSKSQLKHSRSRR; via the coding sequence ATGAAACAAACCTGTTTTCTCATTTCAACGCTACTTTTTGTCATAAGACTTTTTCTCTCAAACGGGTTTGCGCAAGGGTATGTTCACTATGCGACACTTCCTGTAGATACCGGACTTCTTGGCAAGGAAATGGTATTTAGTCCAGACGGGCAGAAACTCGCAACTTGGGGAGATGGAAGAGGACTTGATCTGTGGGATGCTACCATAGGCGCGCATCTACACACATTCACAGAGGCGCGTTTTATTTCTGATGTATCGTTTGATCCAAATGGACACACGCTTGCTAGTGGTAGTACCTTTGGTACTGTCTGCCTATGGGATGTTGCCACAGGTAAGCAGCTACGCACATCCACACTTCAAGGATCTGGTCCCTTTAATGTATTGTTCAGTCCGGATGGGCAGAAACTCGCAATTTGGAATTGGGAATGGGAAGGGGAAGGACTCCATCTGTGGGATGTTGCCATAGGCAAGCAGCTATACACATTCACAGGCACAGTACCGGGATCTTTTTTCTGGACAATGTTGTTCAGTCCGGATGGGCAGAAACTCGCAAGCGGGTTTGGAGATGGCACGATTCGTCTATGGGATGTTAATACAGGCAAGCAGCAATGTACATTTATGGAGAATACACAGGGTAATCCTGCTGATATTGTGTCATTTAATCCTGATGGACAAGTAATTGCTAGTAGAAGCGTTAAAGAAATCCGTCTGTGGGATGTCATTACAAGCAAACATCTATGGACACTCACAGGGAAGGATATTGTTTTTGCTGTGTCGTTCAGCCATGATGGACAAACAGTCGCTACCGGGTATTCGGACGGCACCATCTACTTGTGGAATGTCGTCACGGGGGCACACCCGCAAACCCTCAAAGGCCATACAGCACTTGTCACTTCTGTGTGCTTTAGTCCCGATGGCAGCAGGCTCGCTAGTGGGAGTTTTGATCAAACAATTCGCTTTTGGAAATTATCCACTCCACGTCCAGTAGAGCATTATTCCCCTACACCACCAAAACTCACCGCAAATCAAGTCTACGACCACGCCATCCGCGCAGTCATGTGGATAGTCAACCCAGGCATAGGCGAAGGCAGTGGCGTGCTAATTGATAAAAAATCCAAACTCGCCGTCACCAACGCACATGTCACAGGCAAACAAAACACAATAGATGTCTATTTCCCTGCTCCCGACGAAAACGGTAAACTCATTAAAGACAGAAACTTTTATCTTACAAATGGCAATGTGCTAAAACGACTCGGTTATTACACTAAAGGACACGTTGTTGCAAGAGACGAGAAAACGGATTTAGCGATTATCAGACTTGATGGACTCCCCGAAACTGCCCGGGAAATTGATTGGAACTCCACCACACCAACAACAAATGCAGGTGATTTGGTTTACATCCTCGGCAACCCAGGTGGACAAGATTTGTGGCGGTGGACGCTCGGCGAATTTCTCAAGGATCATAGAGATTTTTTACACATCCAATCCGATGTGTTTGGTGGTAATAGCGGCGGCCCCGTGCTTAACAAACAAGGTGTCCTAATTGGCATTGTCGCACGGAGTGACAGGCACATGAATGCATTGGCTATCCCCGCGAGGTACATAAACCGATTGCTGTCTAAATCGCAATTGAAACATTCTCGGTCCCGCAGATAA
- a CDS encoding RRXRR domain-containing protein, with protein sequence MLVPVVDKHQQPLMPTKPSRARRWIKSGKATPFWKNGIFCVRLNVDPSDTEFQDIVVGVDPGSKKEGFTVKSASHTYLNVQADAHSKVGKKVEKRRELRRGRRSRKCPNRKSRLNRLANRERIPAGTRVRWDWKLRILDWLSKLFPVTHVCVEDIKARSIERVKKWNQSFSPLEVGKQWFYNQIRKRWELLTLQGYETKEIRDRLRLTKSSNKLAETFDAHCVDSWCLAYHTVGGDSILDNTDIFCISPIPIRRRELHRQNPQKGSKRPRYGGTTWNGWVKNTLVKHVKHGLTRISGFGKKGISLYSLEGKRLCQNAKTADCKVLTRLNFNYRSGVSSPA encoded by the coding sequence ATGTTAGTTCCAGTCGTAGATAAGCATCAACAACCGCTAATGCCTACGAAGCCTTCAAGGGCAAGGCGTTGGATAAAATCGGGTAAAGCGACTCCGTTTTGGAAAAACGGTATCTTCTGTGTCCGTCTGAACGTTGACCCGTCGGATACCGAGTTCCAAGATATAGTTGTCGGTGTTGACCCTGGTAGTAAGAAGGAAGGCTTTACCGTCAAGTCAGCGTCTCATACTTACTTGAATGTGCAAGCCGATGCTCACAGCAAAGTCGGTAAAAAAGTTGAAAAGCGACGTGAGTTGCGTAGAGGCAGGAGGTCTCGGAAGTGTCCGAACCGAAAGAGTAGACTGAACCGACTTGCGAATAGAGAACGTATTCCCGCAGGCACGCGTGTGAGATGGGACTGGAAACTTCGCATCCTTGATTGGCTGTCAAAACTGTTTCCTGTGACGCATGTATGCGTTGAAGACATCAAGGCGAGGAGTATAGAACGTGTGAAGAAGTGGAATCAATCCTTTAGCCCACTTGAAGTTGGGAAACAGTGGTTCTATAACCAAATCCGAAAGCGATGGGAGTTGCTAACTTTACAAGGATACGAAACCAAAGAGATACGTGATAGACTTCGACTTACGAAGTCGTCAAATAAGTTAGCAGAAACTTTTGACGCGCACTGCGTAGACAGTTGGTGTTTAGCATATCACACCGTTGGGGGTGATAGCATACTTGATAATACGGATATATTTTGCATTTCGCCTATACCGATACGGCGGCGTGAACTCCATAGGCAGAACCCACAGAAAGGTAGTAAGCGTCCACGATATGGTGGCACGACTTGGAATGGATGGGTGAAGAATACACTCGTCAAACACGTTAAGCACGGATTAACTCGCATTAGCGGATTTGGTAAAAAGGGGATTTCACTCTATTCTTTGGAAGGGAAGCGTCTTTGTCAAAACGCTAAAACCGCAGATTGTAAAGTGCTTACACGACTTAACTTTAACTATAGGAGCGGTGTTTCCTCCCCCGCCTAA
- a CDS encoding aldolase/citrate lyase family protein, with the protein MRTNTFRELLNADKPTVGTHIHTTWPSIVEAIGHTGLYDYVEFVGEYGPFDLHDLDNLCRAAELHNISTMIKVDQEPRGFIAQRAIGSGFQSVLYADCQNVEDVKECVRTTRADTPEDGGSYGVATRRFSYMGYGGGPEYVQALRDVVNVIMIEKKGTVENLEEVLSVEGVDMIQWGGSDYSMSIGMVGQRGAPEIREAHDRVFKTAVKMGVPPRAEIGSADDTKRYLDMGVRHFCIGTDISILYSWWREQGDGVRKALEGH; encoded by the coding sequence ATGAGAACAAACACGTTTAGAGAACTACTCAATGCTGATAAACCGACAGTCGGCACGCATATCCATACCACTTGGCCCTCCATCGTTGAGGCGATTGGACATACAGGTTTGTATGACTACGTGGAATTCGTAGGCGAATACGGTCCGTTTGATCTGCACGATTTGGATAACTTGTGTCGGGCGGCTGAACTGCACAACATCTCTACAATGATTAAAGTCGACCAAGAGCCACGCGGTTTCATCGCACAACGCGCGATTGGTTCCGGTTTCCAGAGTGTGCTTTATGCAGACTGCCAAAATGTCGAAGATGTCAAGGAATGCGTTCGTACCACGCGTGCAGATACACCAGAAGATGGGGGCAGCTACGGGGTAGCAACCCGCCGATTTTCCTATATGGGTTACGGAGGTGGTCCAGAATACGTCCAAGCCCTCCGTGATGTCGTCAACGTCATTATGATTGAGAAGAAAGGCACCGTTGAGAACCTTGAAGAGGTGCTATCTGTTGAAGGCGTTGACATGATTCAGTGGGGTGGTTCGGATTATTCGATGAGTATCGGGATGGTCGGTCAGCGCGGTGCGCCTGAAATCCGAGAGGCACATGACCGGGTGTTCAAGACCGCCGTAAAAATGGGGGTACCACCGCGCGCCGAAATTGGAAGTGCCGACGACACGAAACGCTATCTGGATATGGGTGTTCGGCATTTCTGCATCGGTACCGATATTTCCATTCTCTACAGTTGGTGGCGTGAACAGGGTGACGGGGTAAGGAAGGCTCTTGAGGGACATTAG
- a CDS encoding creatininase family protein, whose amino-acid sequence MSQIKSVLLWENQRRYFREAIDAGTLKGAIIPTGSTEQHNEHLAMYHDTQSAVYVSKLAAEKLFPQVIVTTPLAIGVSEHWMDHKGTLTLRAEVFGEVLYDVADSMRRHGIDNILIVNGHAGNAGPVHERLDGYREKLGINIEFHSYWEAYTPELVKEQMESGVCPGHAAEFETAFALAAFAENVDWNGVDYDSAKLTISNEGQAQSDREYHHQAKLATAEKGQAMIDVAVDWVAEKMQGML is encoded by the coding sequence ATGTCTCAAATCAAATCCGTGCTACTTTGGGAAAACCAACGGCGATATTTCCGAGAGGCGATTGATGCTGGCACACTCAAGGGTGCGATTATTCCCACGGGTAGCACAGAACAACATAACGAACATTTGGCGATGTATCACGACACGCAAAGCGCGGTATATGTCTCCAAATTAGCGGCTGAAAAATTATTTCCACAAGTTATTGTGACAACACCTTTGGCGATTGGTGTATCTGAACACTGGATGGACCATAAGGGGACTCTCACGCTTCGTGCGGAGGTCTTCGGTGAGGTGTTATACGATGTCGCTGATAGCATGCGTCGGCACGGGATTGACAATATCTTGATTGTGAATGGACATGCAGGTAATGCAGGTCCAGTCCATGAACGCTTAGATGGCTACCGAGAGAAACTCGGTATCAACATCGAATTTCACTCCTATTGGGAGGCATACACCCCAGAGTTAGTTAAGGAGCAAATGGAATCCGGCGTTTGCCCTGGGCATGCTGCGGAATTTGAGACGGCGTTTGCGCTCGCTGCTTTTGCGGAAAACGTCGATTGGAACGGCGTGGATTACGACAGCGCGAAGCTCACCATCTCCAATGAAGGACAGGCGCAATCCGATCGCGAATATCATCATCAGGCAAAATTGGCGACAGCCGAAAAAGGGCAAGCAATGATCGATGTCGCCGTCGATTGGGTAGCAGAGAAAATGCAGGGGATGCTTTAA
- a CDS encoding aminoglycoside phosphotransferase family protein, whose product MKVDNTFDKTELLEHLRTTYVLPLQSITFLPEGEDSYGYIVVSETREKYFVKASTSVPDTCLQVASLLRHNCSISGVVAPLETRDGALSIPWQDFRVSLFPFIEGKSRWDLWKVGKDFTDTELSQTAALLATIHGSTDAIAFNSLTVAKYDLPLRHELHTVLEAPEKIPARNGYQKRLLEAIAQHRSEVLQTLERYDALGHSAAARQTSFVITHGDPTPGNLILDTENQLHLIDWDGVCLGPPEKDLVSFTGERFEVVLERYLAERQHDVFLHSDIFGFYIYEWTLNEIRDYGTKILFKNEDVQQNEYDWESLQDYLPPNQALMEDGIAAVQSTLNRCGVLSK is encoded by the coding sequence ATGAAAGTTGACAATACATTTGATAAAACGGAATTGTTGGAACATCTCAGGACTACCTATGTATTACCTTTACAGTCCATAACTTTTTTGCCTGAAGGCGAGGACAGTTATGGCTACATCGTTGTGTCTGAAACCAGAGAAAAGTATTTTGTCAAAGCCTCTACTTCTGTCCCAGATACTTGTTTGCAGGTTGCATCACTCCTGCGGCACAACTGCAGCATATCAGGTGTCGTTGCACCGTTGGAAACGCGAGATGGCGCGTTGAGCATTCCATGGCAAGATTTTCGTGTCTCGCTGTTTCCATTCATTGAAGGTAAAAGCCGGTGGGATTTATGGAAGGTCGGAAAAGATTTCACCGATACGGAACTCTCACAAACAGCGGCATTACTCGCGACAATCCATGGAAGCACAGATGCAATTGCCTTTAACAGCCTTACAGTCGCAAAGTATGACTTACCCTTACGACACGAACTTCACACAGTACTTGAGGCACCGGAAAAGATACCGGCTCGGAATGGATACCAGAAGCGACTTCTTGAAGCGATTGCGCAACACAGATCAGAGGTTCTACAGACGCTTGAGAGATACGACGCGTTAGGGCATTCGGCGGCGGCACGACAAACATCCTTTGTGATTACACACGGCGATCCGACACCGGGGAATCTGATTTTGGATACCGAAAACCAATTACACTTAATTGATTGGGATGGTGTCTGCTTAGGTCCACCTGAAAAAGATTTAGTCTCTTTCACAGGCGAACGATTTGAGGTAGTTTTGGAAAGGTATCTCGCGGAAAGACAGCATGATGTTTTTCTACATTCAGACATTTTCGGTTTCTATATCTATGAATGGACACTTAATGAAATCCGAGACTACGGCACCAAAATACTCTTTAAAAACGAAGACGTGCAGCAGAACGAATACGATTGGGAAAGTTTACAAGACTATCTTCCGCCTAATCAGGCACTGATGGAAGACGGTATTGCGGCGGTCCAAAGCACACTTAATAGGTGTGGTGTTCTATCGAAATAA
- a CDS encoding TdeIII family type II restriction endonuclease, with product MSSQRQTMIKEKIKDCMRAKLRSYKPEVSNMPFHHRLLGKDRMALFSFIHSLNTKFGTLFYEPVAIALARGRFKVAETQVKPFNRISPDAQQQVQTIMDELWVAKRKPNRCIEMEEIRQVCQTGTLRRVKQTPVDIRLENYDGALFFIDLKPVKPSWNHIEGYKRTLLERTAAELARNPEAIVNTMIGIPYNPYEPKLYERWTMKGMLDLNREVLIAEELWDFLGGEGSYADLLDAFEMAGIELRPEIDSYFEKFRYES from the coding sequence ATGTCCTCGCAACGACAGACAATGATTAAAGAGAAAATTAAGGATTGTATGCGTGCTAAGCTGCGGTCCTATAAACCTGAAGTGAGCAATATGCCTTTTCATCATCGTTTACTCGGTAAAGATAGAATGGCTTTATTTTCTTTCATTCACTCCTTGAATACAAAATTTGGGACCTTGTTTTATGAACCAGTAGCAATTGCACTGGCAAGAGGAAGATTTAAGGTTGCAGAAACCCAAGTTAAGCCTTTTAATAGAATTAGCCCTGATGCCCAGCAACAGGTTCAGACCATAATGGATGAACTGTGGGTTGCAAAAAGGAAACCTAATAGATGTATTGAAATGGAAGAAATTAGACAGGTTTGCCAAACTGGCACTTTGAGGCGAGTGAAACAGACCCCGGTGGACATCCGACTTGAAAATTATGATGGTGCATTATTTTTCATTGATTTGAAACCTGTGAAACCTAGTTGGAACCATATTGAAGGATACAAACGAACTCTCCTAGAACGGACAGCTGCCGAATTAGCCAGAAATCCAGAGGCAATTGTAAATACAATGATTGGTATCCCTTATAATCCTTATGAGCCAAAACTTTATGAACGATGGACAATGAAAGGGATGTTAGATCTGAATCGCGAAGTCTTGATAGCAGAAGAACTCTGGGATTTTTTAGGCGGCGAAGGCAGTTACGCAGATCTGTTGGATGCCTTTGAAATGGCTGGTATTGAGTTAAGACCAGAGATTGATAGTTATTTCGAGAAATTTAGATATGAAAGTTGA
- a CDS encoding SAM-dependent chlorinase/fluorinase: MVKFYYQCCFRCWKLAFASVLMTVVLLIGCSQKTSAPEIPQMASLTGTIVEIDDHGNAVTDLEIAPFTERGWKLGDTLEATFTTGQKIQIKFVENYGDVPVGDYLGRFSTSTKQFKIAINMGNITEALKLKNQSKVVLQKVELISTD; the protein is encoded by the coding sequence GTGGTGAAATTCTACTATCAATGCTGTTTTCGTTGTTGGAAGTTGGCGTTTGCAAGTGTCCTGATGACAGTAGTCCTCCTTATCGGATGCAGTCAAAAGACAAGCGCGCCAGAGATCCCTCAAATGGCATCGCTCACTGGGACAATTGTAGAAATCGACGATCACGGCAATGCCGTGACCGATCTGGAAATTGCTCCGTTTACCGAACGCGGTTGGAAACTCGGCGACACGCTTGAGGCGACGTTTACAACAGGACAAAAAATTCAGATAAAATTCGTTGAAAACTATGGCGATGTTCCCGTCGGGGACTACTTGGGGCGGTTTTCGACCTCTACCAAACAATTCAAGATCGCAATTAACATGGGCAACATCACTGAAGCCTTGAAGTTGAAAAACCAGAGTAAGGTGGTACTTCAGAAAGTAGAATTGATTTCAACAGATTGA
- a CDS encoding endonuclease/exonuclease/phosphatase family protein, with protein sequence MLKNLNVYSRYLKFDSSIKIVLLLFGILLSLSGCERISDPMLPDDSTLEAEPLTVMTYNVYVGGSPDELLTVENLLQVPQEVANIYNAIIASNFPSRAAAIAQSIKVYQPHLIGLQEISLVRRQSPGDRLTGGEPAEEVLFDFLEIMMEALQTEGLNYQVAAEVQNFDIEMPMGSFSEYDDVRLTDFDVILARSDVTVSRPVSMNYNSKLTIDSLFIEVLRGYVAIDATVSGTTYRVVNTHLEAGAIGKESRVAQAEELVTNLQDETLPIILLGDFNTAASDGAAYQILLSAGYVDVWQMDSEGTGNTCCQADDILNEMSVLFERIDQIFVRNLELPVSILTDTVGDKPSDRLASGLWPSDHAGVVAHFAFE encoded by the coding sequence ATGTTAAAAAATTTGAATGTTTATAGTCGGTATTTGAAGTTTGATAGTTCCATAAAAATTGTTCTCCTATTGTTTGGCATCCTATTGAGTCTTTCGGGTTGCGAAAGAATATCAGACCCGATGCTACCGGATGACAGTACATTAGAAGCAGAACCCCTCACAGTGATGACTTACAACGTTTACGTCGGGGGCAGTCCGGATGAACTTTTAACTGTAGAGAATCTGTTACAGGTGCCCCAGGAAGTCGCTAATATCTATAACGCGATTATAGCATCAAACTTTCCGAGTCGTGCTGCGGCAATTGCTCAGTCTATAAAAGTCTATCAACCGCATCTTATCGGGTTACAAGAAATTTCGCTGGTTCGCCGACAGAGCCCAGGAGATAGACTCACAGGTGGAGAACCTGCTGAAGAGGTCCTCTTCGATTTTCTCGAAATTATGATGGAAGCCCTTCAAACGGAAGGTTTAAACTATCAGGTCGCCGCGGAAGTCCAAAATTTTGATATTGAAATGCCAATGGGATCATTCAGCGAGTATGACGATGTCCGTCTAACCGATTTTGATGTAATTCTCGCCCGAAGCGATGTCACTGTCTCGCGCCCTGTGAGCATGAATTACAACAGTAAACTTACGATTGACAGTCTCTTTATCGAAGTCTTGCGAGGCTACGTCGCTATAGATGCGACTGTCTCAGGTACGACTTACCGCGTTGTTAATACACATTTGGAGGCAGGGGCAATAGGGAAAGAAAGCCGAGTGGCACAAGCAGAAGAACTCGTGACTAACCTTCAAGACGAAACTTTACCCATCATCCTATTAGGGGATTTTAACACGGCGGCCTCCGATGGTGCTGCTTACCAAATTTTATTATCGGCGGGATATGTTGATGTCTGGCAGATGGACTCTGAGGGAACCGGCAATACGTGTTGTCAAGCTGATGATATCCTCAATGAGATGAGTGTTCTCTTTGAGCGGATTGATCAGATTTTCGTCCGAAATTTGGAACTTCCAGTTTCTATCCTGACGGACACCGTCGGTGATAAACCGTCAGATCGATTGGCTTCTGGATTGTGGCCCTCCGACCACGCGGGAGTCGTCGCACATTTCGCATTTGAGTAG